From the Roseibium salinum genome, one window contains:
- the trmB gene encoding tRNA (guanine(46)-N(7))-methyltransferase TrmB gives MTDRYEGSFFGRRKGKPLSPRREALMENDLPALALDLGRPAPGDLRELFGADVHDICLEVGFGGGEHLLHRARTNPSTGFIGVEPFVGSLAKAVAAVVDEGLENVRLYGDDAVDVLDWLPEASVDLAYQLYPDPWPKKRHWKRRFINEQNLTRYARALRPGCEFRFASDIDTYVDWTLRHCRDHPAFEWTAETAGDWKTPWDGWPGTRYEAKAIREGRVGRYLTFRRV, from the coding sequence ATGACTGACAGATACGAAGGCTCCTTTTTCGGCCGCCGCAAAGGCAAGCCCCTGAGCCCGCGCCGCGAAGCGCTGATGGAAAACGACCTGCCGGCCCTGGCGCTGGACCTCGGCAGACCGGCGCCGGGGGACCTGCGAGAGCTGTTCGGGGCGGATGTTCACGACATCTGCCTGGAAGTCGGCTTCGGCGGCGGGGAGCACCTGCTCCACAGGGCAAGGACCAACCCGTCAACCGGGTTCATCGGTGTTGAGCCCTTCGTCGGCAGCCTGGCCAAGGCGGTCGCCGCGGTCGTGGACGAGGGCCTTGAAAACGTCCGTCTTTATGGCGACGACGCGGTCGACGTTCTGGACTGGCTTCCCGAAGCTTCCGTCGATCTTGCCTATCAGCTCTATCCCGATCCCTGGCCAAAGAAGCGGCACTGGAAACGCCGGTTCATCAACGAGCAGAACCTCACCCGCTATGCCCGTGCGCTCAGGCCGGGATGCGAGTTCCGTTTCGCCAGCGATATCGACACCTATGTCGACTGGACCTTGCGCCACTGCCGCGACCATCCGGCGTTCGAATGGACGGCGGAAACGGCCGGTGACTGGAAGACGCCCTGGGACGGATGGCCGGGCACGCGCTATGAAGCCAAGGCCATCCGCGAAGGCCGCGTCGGCCGTTACCTGACCTTCCGCCGCGTCTGA
- the metK gene encoding methionine adenosyltransferase, translating to MARQNYLFTSESVSEGHPDKVCDRISDAVVDAYLREMPEARVACETLATTNRIVIAGETRGPATITKEYIAHLARMAVKDIGYEQDGFHWENCDIAVHLHAQSAHIAQGVDASGDKDEGAGDQGIMFGYACRETEELMPAPILFAHKILRQLAEVRKSGSEPALGPDAKSQVTVRYENGMPVGVASIVLSTQHLDPALKSEDVRRIVEPHILTALPEGWINGDTVWHVNPTGAFVIGGPDGDAGLTGRKIIVDTYGGAAPHGGGAFSGKDPTKVDRSAAYAARYLAKNVVAADLADRCTIQLSYAIGVADPLSVYVDLHGTGRCDEARLEMTLREVMSLSPRGIRQHLKLNNPIYERTAAYGHFGREPDADGGFSWEKTDLVDVLRPLAG from the coding sequence ATGGCACGTCAGAATTACCTGTTCACGTCCGAGTCCGTGTCAGAGGGACACCCGGATAAAGTCTGTGACCGCATTTCCGATGCGGTCGTGGACGCCTATCTCAGAGAGATGCCGGAAGCCCGTGTGGCATGCGAAACGCTGGCGACGACCAACCGGATCGTCATTGCCGGCGAAACCCGCGGTCCGGCGACCATCACCAAGGAATACATTGCGCATCTGGCGCGGATGGCCGTTAAGGACATCGGCTACGAGCAGGACGGTTTCCACTGGGAAAACTGCGACATCGCCGTGCACCTTCATGCGCAGTCCGCCCATATCGCCCAGGGTGTCGATGCCAGTGGCGACAAGGATGAAGGCGCGGGCGATCAGGGCATCATGTTCGGCTATGCCTGCCGTGAAACCGAAGAGCTGATGCCGGCTCCGATTCTTTTCGCTCACAAGATTCTGCGCCAGTTGGCCGAGGTGCGCAAATCCGGCAGCGAGCCGGCGCTCGGCCCGGACGCGAAAAGCCAGGTCACGGTCCGTTATGAAAACGGCATGCCTGTCGGCGTCGCCTCCATCGTGCTGTCCACGCAGCATCTCGATCCGGCGCTGAAGTCCGAAGATGTGCGCCGGATCGTCGAGCCGCACATCCTCACGGCGCTGCCGGAAGGCTGGATCAATGGTGACACCGTCTGGCACGTGAACCCGACCGGCGCCTTCGTCATCGGCGGTCCGGACGGCGATGCCGGCCTGACCGGCCGCAAGATCATCGTCGACACCTATGGCGGCGCTGCGCCCCATGGCGGTGGAGCGTTTTCCGGCAAGGATCCGACCAAGGTCGACCGCTCGGCGGCCTATGCGGCGCGCTACCTTGCCAAGAACGTCGTGGCCGCAGACCTCGCGGATCGCTGCACCATCCAGCTGTCCTATGCGATCGGCGTCGCCGACCCGCTGTCTGTCTATGTCGATCTGCACGGCACCGGCCGTTGTGACGAGGCCCGGCTGGAGATGACGCTGCGCGAAGTCATGAGCCTGAGCCCGCGCGGCATCCGCCAGCACCTGAAGCTCAACAATCCGATCTATGAGCGCACCGCGGCCTACGGCCATTTCGGCCGCGAGCCGGATGCCGACGGCGGGTTCTCCTGGGAGAAGACCGACCTGGTTGACGTGCTCCGCCCGCTCGCGGGCTGA
- a CDS encoding helix-turn-helix domain-containing protein, whose protein sequence is MPSKKSPNPIDIHVGSRVRLRRMMLGMSQEKLGESLGITFQQIQKYEKGTNRIGASRLQHIATVLKVPVSFFFEDAPGTPEEAEGFGETQPTSYVVDFLSSSEGLSLNKAFVRIEDPKVRRRIVDLVRSLAGDD, encoded by the coding sequence ATGCCCAGTAAGAAGTCTCCGAATCCGATTGATATTCACGTTGGAAGCCGTGTCCGTCTCCGGCGGATGATGCTTGGCATGAGTCAGGAAAAACTGGGCGAAAGCCTGGGAATCACCTTTCAGCAGATCCAGAAATACGAAAAAGGCACCAACCGGATCGGCGCAAGCCGCCTGCAGCACATCGCGACCGTTCTCAAGGTTCCGGTTTCCTTCTTCTTTGAAGATGCCCCGGGCACGCCCGAAGAAGCCGAGGGCTTCGGCGAAACCCAGCCGACCTCCTACGTTGTCGACTTCCTGTCGTCTTCCGAGGGACTGTCTCTGAACAAGGCTTTCGTGCGCATCGAGGACCCGAAGGTCCGCCGCCGGATCGTCGACCTCGTCCGGTCTCTTGCCGGTGACGACTGA